A window from Temnothorax longispinosus isolate EJ_2023e chromosome 1, Tlon_JGU_v1, whole genome shotgun sequence encodes these proteins:
- the LOC139812203 gene encoding uncharacterized protein: MFSHRGLFLAVTIISLASTALADVLVQPYEHQYYSNPRYLQHQSTVSQHSIRSPEQYRTEQLPNQESTRYLSGVQTPVYPYQWNQADARSHVLSYPHRPPYHHYLPRPHHMRFARIGGHGYVRPSVYVGHPQSLTVHNRRKRSRRSDPTSTESSKSEVVAHDNDVAAKSPLTDAKDPTTVDSLLPEHEPTDTTDKRVENRQIKNDYITNPRLFGFYTEDTHPKHADDIPNTWQSMINQYDTNRHTQSPNVAQGETCSDDSRIIYNRPLMRFAQSSSSQKSNDNDYGSKYRDNGSDSASDTVKETAKWFGALYTSLLNKSQYITSVRPEHVYSVPQRKTRYYMEEACGRAAHHEPEKISLQEITNMNMINTAEPSQDKILQIPIYSEVTPKASQYADTAATPTSVQFQPPFVTYVQNPYRSNEESSATNEIVGAPYDTNYNFNYLYNYPRYWKKDWVKGEGILYPTFVEDFFGLKKINDTTSTDASKHTPDRNPFYPTFGRTLE; this comes from the exons TTCTTAGCAGTGACAATAATCTCGTTGGCAAGTACCGCACTTGCTGACGTCCTTGTTCAACCCTACGAACATCAATACTATAGCAATCCACGCTATTTGCAACATCAGTCGACTGTTTCGCAGCACTCAATACGATCTCCTGAACAATATCGCACGGAACAATTACCGAACCAGGAATCGACGCGATATCTTTCGGGAGTTCAGACGCCGGTGTATCCCTATCAATGGAACCAAGCCGATGCTCGTTCACATGTGTTAAGCTATCCACATCGTCCACCGTACCACCATTACTTACCGAGGCCACACCATATGCGTTTCGCAAGAATAGGAGGTCATGGATATGTACGGCCCTCGGTGTATGTCGGCCATCCTCAATCTTTG ACAGTACACAACCGAAGGAAAAGATCACGCAGATCGGATCCTACAAGCACCGAATCCAGTAAATCTGAGGTCGTTGCACATGACAATGATGTGGCCGCGAAGTCGCCCTTAACTGACGCCAAGGATCCTACAACCGTTGACTCGTTACTTCCAGAACATGAGCCTACTGATACTACTg ATAAGCGTGTGGAGAACCGTCAGATCAAGAATGACTACATAACAAATCCACGTTTATTCGGTTTTTATACAGAAGATACGCACCCTAAACATGCAGACGACATTCCCAACACATGGCAAAGTATGATTAACCAGTATGATACAAATCGTCATACGCAATCTCCGAACGTCGCGCAAGGCGAGACATGTAGCGACGATTCACGCATCATTTACAATAGACCTTTGATGAGATTCGCGCAATCTTCGAGTTCGCAGAAATCGAACGATAACGATTATGGTAGTAAATACCGAGACAATGGATCAGACAGTGCATCAGACACTGTGAAAGAAACGGCAAAATGGTTTGGAGCACTTTACACATCGCTGCTGAACAAATCGCAATATATTACGTCGGTACGGCCGGAACATGTGTATAGCGTTCCACAAAGAAAGACCAGATACTATATGGAGGAAGCATGTGGACGGGCTGCACACCACGAACCCGAAAAGATATCTTTGCAG GAAATCACAAATATGAACATGATCAACACGGCAGAGCCGAGCCAGGAcaagatattacaaattcCTATTTACTCTGAAGTGACACCGAAAGCTTCCCAATACGCCGATACGGCGGCAACACCTACTTCTGTACAATTTCAACCACCTTTCGTTACCTATGTGCAAAATCCATACAGAAGTAACGAGGAATCATCGGCAACCAATGAGATTGTCGGTGCGCCATATGacacaaattataattttaactatttatataattatccgAGGTATTGGAAGAAGGATTGGGTCAAGGGCGAGGGAATTCTTTATCCAACATTTGTGGAGGATTTCTTCGGGCTCAAAAAGATAAATGACACAACTTCTACCGATGCTTCAAAGCACACCCCTGATCGAAATCCATTCTATCCTACCTTCGGGAGAACGCTCGAATAA